CTGCTTCTCGCAATGCTTCACGTGCATTAGCAGGATCCATCTGATAGGATTTGCGGTCACCAAACTGCGGCGCAGAATCTGCAGCCTCCCGGAAAGGACCGTAAAAAGCAGACGCATATTTGACGGAATACGACATAATTGGAATATGTGAAAAGCCTTCTAGATCCAACCCCTGCCGAATCGCCTGTACAAAACCGTCCATCATATTAGATGGCGCGATAATATCTGCACCAGCTCTGGCCTGAGATACAGCTGTACGTACCAGCACCTCCAGAGATTCATCATTCAATACCTCACCGCATACCTCACCATCATGCTCATGCATGTGCACCATACCGCAGTGTCCATGGTCCGTAAACTCACACAAACAAGTGTCAGCCACAACCAGCAGTTCGGGATAACGCGACTTGATCAGACGAGTAGCTTCCTGAACAATACCATCGTCCACAAAAGCCGAAGTCCCTACGCTGTCTTTGGTTTCTGGGATGCCAAATAGGAGCACAGCGGGAATGCCGAGCTCACTAATCTCTTTCAGTTCTTCCTCCAGCCGATCCAGAGAAAAACGGTATACACCTGGCATAGAGCTAATTTCCTGTTTCACCCCAGTGCCAAATGTTACGTAGATCGGTTGGATAAAATCAGCGGGATTCAATACGGTCTCACGCACCATACTGCGGATTGCAGCCGACTGGCGCAAACGGCGATGTCTGGTAAAAGGAATACTCATGATTACAAACCTCCATTTTTTATACATTCATTAGTAAAAACAAAAAAATTATAATGTCATAACAGTACTTGAACGTTTCCACTCACACAACGATTGGATCAGACTTTCAATGGTCGCCTTCTCTGACATAAAACTTACAGTCAAGCCGGCTTGGGTAGCTGTCTCACCGGTCAAAGGACCTATCACAGCAATCGTAACTCCCTCCAGCAGCGACACCGGATTATGGATCCCCATTTGTCTGAGGGCTTCTAAGAAAAAGGTTACAGTTGAGGAACTGGTAAACGTAATCGCATGAATGGCACGCTCCTCAAGCAGCTTGAGAAGTTCATCATCCTGTGTGTTGGCTGCTAGCACCGTTTGATACAAATCAGCCTCGGTCACATGAAGTCCCATCTCCCTCAGCTTTTCTGGCAGCCACGGCCGAGCTAGATCACCTCTTGGGAGAAATACGTTCTGCCCTGCCTGCAAATCCTGCTCAAATCCTTCGAGCAAGCCCTCTGCCTGAAATGGGCCCTCGATCTGTTCTGCCACAATTCCGTGTGTCCGAAGCGCGGCTGCTGTAGCCGGTCCGACTGC
The Paenibacillus peoriae DNA segment above includes these coding regions:
- the hemB gene encoding porphobilinogen synthase → MSIPFTRHRRLRQSAAIRSMVRETVLNPADFIQPIYVTFGTGVKQEISSMPGVYRFSLDRLEEELKEISELGIPAVLLFGIPETKDSVGTSAFVDDGIVQEATRLIKSRYPELLVVADTCLCEFTDHGHCGMVHMHEHDGEVCGEVLNDESLEVLVRTAVSQARAGADIIAPSNMMDGFVQAIRQGLDLEGFSHIPIMSYSVKYASAFYGPFREAADSAPQFGDRKSYQMDPANAREALREAESDVLEGADMLMVKPSLSYLDVMRTIKDQFDLPMVAYNVSGEYAMVKAAALQGWIDEKAMVLEILTSMKRAGADMIITYSAKDAARWLKQ